gtcatcttcggcAAACATATCGTACGGATCTTTAGCTGTGGCGGTGGCGGGAGCTTGTTGAGGTGCAGTGTCTGGCAAGAGAATGTCCTGCCTCGTGGCCTGTGTCTCATCATAAGCAGTGGATGACACCTCCCCATTTGTCAAATTGGCCGCGCCGGCTTTTTCACGTTCCTGCTTAGTATCTAGCATGGGGTCATAGTCCGCAGCAGAAGGCTCATCCTTCTCGGCCCCATCGGTAGGTGCAGAGGAGTTGACTAAATCCGCATCTTTGCTAATGGTGAAATCGGAGAGAGCGTCTCCAATCTGCTCACTAGGAGTGTTTGGTGCAGGGGAAAGTTGAGGAGAGCCTGTGGGAAGAGATTGGGATCCATTAGCTCCTTGAAAACGGTTGTGCCAGGGGGGTAGGAGTGTGCGACATACTGGGACTCCCCTGTGTGCTTGTGTCCGTCGGCTCCGTCCCGGTTGTCGATGAATCCGTCTCGCCGCCGGGAACCTGCAGAGCCTTGAGATGCATTGGACTCGCTTGACTGCGGTACTTGGCTTTGATCGCTTCACGCCGTCTACGACGAGCCTCCACGGCAGCCGCCTCGTCCATGGGCTCGGCTGGCTGCGAGTCTTCTGTCGATTCTGCCATTCGGGTATCCACACTATTGACGAGAAATTTAGCTTCGAGTGACACGCAACAAGCGGACCGAGGTGAAATGACCTACTCATCGGCAAAGTGCGCCCGTTTCGGGGGGGCTTGCTGCATCTGATTCTCGTGTGTTTCAGCACCAACCACTGGTTTCCGAGTGCCTGTTGGGGTCTTTCCTCTTGCGCTCACAGCCTGGTCCGCATTCGACCACCGCTTGGTGTCTCCAACGGCTCTTGCGCCACCCACATGCGGTGTCGAGTCGTCGTACTGCTTAGGTTTTCTGACTTCACGATAAGGGGATCGACTACGGGTGCGTGGTCGCTTTTCCCTGCGACGATCGTAGTCATCTGTATACTGAAGGCTACCACCATAGCTCTCCTCGCGATCGTAATCATGGTATGACTTCAGCCGGCGAGGGGGGGCGTTGCGATCATATGACCGGTCATCGTGTCGCGACCCGTACCGGCGGGACGGGGGCTCTTGTCGAGGGCGCCGATCATGAGGTCCGTCGTAGTCGTCATCGTGTCTGCGCTTCGAGCCTCGACTGTCATGGTAGGGCGAACGTGAGCGGGATCTGGATCTCGTCCACGATCTGCGTCGTCGTGGCGATCTGCTGCCTCTCAGCGATCCGGGAGATCTCCGTGCcgaggaagaactatctCTGGGGGGACGGTCAACGCTGGTGCCATTAAGAGGAGGTTTTGACGCAGTTGCCTTCATCTCTGAGCCTGATTCAATAATCTCACCCTCAGAAACGGTCGATGGAGACCTCGAGCGATTGCGAGACGCCATTTGGTCGACCGTAACGTTGTCTGAAACAAGATTTATGATCAAAGGGCGGTGTTCCAGTTGGCTGCTCCTACGTTGATCTTTTCAACGGTGCTCTtgttgccttttttttcttttctgactGGCCCCGGGGCAAGGCTTGAGTGAGAAGTCGCGAGTTAGCTAAAGCTTTTCGAAATGCGATAAGAATCGGCTGGGAGACGTGAAAGTCCAACCGGCTGAAGAAGCCTGCCTTTACACCCAAGACTGGCAGCCACCACGGACAAAGCCTTTTGTTTCGGTGAAAAGTCAAGACTGGAAATGCGATAGTATGGGGAAACGTGAGAGACCGACGTGAGTACTTGAAGAGAtgaagctggaagaagtggTCATTGCGAGAGTCTGGCCAAAGACGCGGACCTGTCTTATCGCATCAGGCAGGCGGTATGAAGCGCATTAGTGAAACCGTCCgcgctttctctctcgtgACTAACATGATGAGGGTTATAAGTTGGTACTGCCTATTGTAGTAGCTCTGAGGTGTATTTACTAgtcaatcatcatcacttcaATATAGGCCGGGTCATATCCTCGAGATCCAATAAATTTGTCTCGCCGTGCATAACTGACAACAACATCGCTGGTCATAGTGCAGAAAAAGAGGCTCAGGAGGGTATTACAATTGACATCGCCGCCCCTGAAGGGAACTTGGATCGCTCGCTAGGAAACGCtgaaaaaagaggaggaaaatgCAAGATGAGGAAGGCCAAATCAAAATCACGACCACGAGTCTTCTTCCTTTGAGTAGGTGACCGTTTAGCTCGTAACTCGCTTGACCCACAAATTACTGCCATCACCGTTGTTCTCTCGTTCGTCCAATCTTCTCCACGCGCGAGTGACCTTTAAGCCAAGCTCATGCTCCTCGCGCTTGATCTCTGCAATTTCATTTTCAATGCTTTGAACGCTGCGCTtcacctcggccttggcggCGAGATCGTACACGGTTGATGTTGGCTGGATGACTCGTGTCAATTCGCGGATCACCGTCTCCAAGTTGAATCTGCGCTTTGCGAGCTCATCCCGTCGCGCCTCAAGCACCTCAATCCGGCCCAGGGTGTCCTTGGGAGCATCACTCGACACGGTTTGGGCAGCTATTGTTGAGGTGGGCGACGCCTTCGGGGCAATCGGCTTTCGTACGGGTTTTTTTGACGTCGGCGGCATCGCAATGGGGACCGGGCGTCGGCGTGACATGATTGAGTCCGCGCGATCATCAGTGACCTCCGATTCTCCAATGTCTCGTTCATGAGAGCTGTGATTTCGACGGGGGTTATCGTCGGCGGCATCCATGGCGGTCACAGACACGGCGGGTTGAGGTGTATCtgtctcggcctcggtcgACAGCAGAAATCCCTCGGCTGTATCGATGATGGGCAGAGGTTCtagtcgaggagaagaagcctTGCTCGTACTCTCGGTGACCTGTTTGGCCGGGTAGGATTTGGAAGGTCCAGCAGTAATTGTGGTCACCACGGTTGGCACGAAGCCAAGGTTGGCATCCTGCGGCGGGGAAAATGTATCCCGCCTGGCGTGCTGTACAAAGGGCATGCTTTGTGCTGCGGATCTTGAACCGTATTGGGATGAGTCGGGCTCGTTCCGAGAACGGCTAGGAATTCGACTTCGTCCCTGCTcgtgcttcttcttcggttGTAACTGCTCACGACCCCAATTCAGGAGATTGGTAGCGTGAGAACCGGACGGCTTGTGGAAACCCTGGTGACGTGGCCGAGCCTGACCCTGCCATCCTGCAATGCTCTTGACTGAACCATTTGCCTGCACTCCGGTAGGTACATTGCGTGTCGGAGTGGTGGACGGGAACTGAGTCGGCAGAGGCGCCTCGTGCGCAAGCTTTTCCCGCGATGGCCGTGAGCTTACCGTAGGAGCTGGGACTGGGGCGCCGAGTTTATGGTTGGGCGCGCTGAATGCATCCTGAAAATACTCTGACCTGAGGTCGTCATCACCCAGGGATGAGACAGAAAAACTGCCTGCACTGTCGCGAGCACGTGGGCCAAGCTCAGGCGAGATGGCCGGAGACACACTAGAGTCTTCCAGCTTGTCCTCGTGGTTGTTCTTCGCCAGCGGCAGAGCGGCGGTGGCATTTGTACCACTTGCTGGTCCGCTTGGCTCGCTAAGTAGATGTAATGTCAGTGATTTAACTTTGACCGTCTCAGAACCGTAGCCGGATAGCAGAGGTTGAGAGGACATACGATGGCAACTTGGGTAATTGCTTGACATACTGGTGTGTGAGCGGGTGATCCGCAAAGGACATGTGAATCCCTGACGTCGTTCCCGCTACTGTGGAGTTGTCGGTCGGTTGACGCGACTTGAAGGGTGTTTTGGACCACATTTTCGCTCGTATGGAAGACAATTTTCAAGTTGATGCAAGTCGGGGGTCGaggcttcttcttgaaaTCACCGATGCCAGCAACAGGCCGGGGGACTGTGTCCTTTGTCTTGgtctggaaaagaaaacaaagagttCACAAGTGTCAGTTGACCAGCCTGAACAGGTCCAACCGAGTCAGTGCGACAAACTGGACCAACCAATCCTTTTGGATCCCGTAACGACTACTGAAGATGTACTGGATGAAGGTGCTGGAGGCAACTCGATCTCTTGACTCGGAAACAGAGAGACCAGGTGTCACGGGTCCCCGTCCAACATGAGCGAGAGTGGCAGAGTGTCCGAGTGGAGGACGGATGAatgggaagagagagaaaaaagtCCATTTTCATGTATTATCCTAGGGCAGCACTCTGAGAACCCAACCCAACATCAACCGGCTTTCAGGTGGTAGGCGCCAACGGGAAATTGGGGGCGATGATCAGGTGGAGTGGCTTCATGGAGCTTTTTCTTTAACAAACTAACCGCTAGAGGGGGATGGAGCTGGAACGTCCAACGGACTAGATTGGATTATTAGGTGGGAGAACCACGTCTGCTGGGGACCGAGAGCGACACTGTGTTTGAGGAGCGGGTAAGACGAGATTAGATCGTGTTTCATGTTTGTCGCGCCTGGGATCGATCCCGAAGACCGCAGGATTCGTTCGAGCCGAGTCGAGTTGGGTGCCGTTCACGTTAAAGGGGAAACCAGTATTCTAAGGGGTGATCATACCATAGGGACATCTTTATTCTGGTCTAAGCCAGCCGTTTCACATCGAGGGATCTGTATCTCACGGGTCCGTCACCTAAGCTATTTGCACAGAAGGCACTAGCGGCGTGGCATCATTTCTGTTATGCCTCACCCTGTCGGTCGTCGAGGATCCACGGCTGCGACGGATCAACACGCCCCACGCAGACCACACCCGTCACGCACAACTTGACACATAGCTACACCTGGAGATTCTGTGCCACCGACACAGGTTAGTAGCTAGCAGCTACTAGAAGTAAAGAGTAGTGTCTACTTCATCCTACTGTAGATAATGTTTCCATATATAGTCACAGACCTGGGAACCCATATCCCACTCTAATGTATCCGAGTTTGTCCCTCATAATCTCCGGTCATCACGTGGCGTGAGGGGATGGAGTCCACCCGTTGTAGCCGTCGATGTCATCTTCCTTTATTCTCCACAGCTTCCACTTGACGGACCTCTCCAACGCGGTCCCAATACAATAACTTCAGTTCACCTCCACTTCCAAAAGCGAcccgttcttt
The nucleotide sequence above comes from Penicillium oxalicum strain HP7-1 chromosome II, whole genome shotgun sequence. Encoded proteins:
- a CDS encoding Serine/threonine-protein kinase prp4, with amino-acid sequence MASRNRSRSPSTVSEGEIIESGSEMKATASKPPLNGTSVDRPPRDSSSSARRSPGSLRGSRSPRRRRSWTRSRSRSRSPYHDSRGSKRRHDDDYDGPHDRRPRQEPPSRRYGSRHDDRSYDRNAPPRRLKSYHDYDREESYGGSLQYTDDYDRRREKRPRTRSRSPYREVRKPKQYDDSTPHVGGARAVGDTKRWSNADQAVSARGKTPTGTRKPVVGAETHENQMQQAPPKRAHFADDVDTRMAESTEDSQPAEPMDEAAAVEARRRRREAIKAKYRSQASPMHLKALQVPGGETDSSTTGTEPTDTSTQGSPSSPQLSPAPNTPSEQIGDALSDFTISKDADLVNSSAPTDGAEKDEPSAADYDPMLDTKQEREKAGAANLTNGEVSSTAYDETQATRQDILLPDTAPQQAPATATAKDPYDMFAEDDDDMFAEEPAHGQPAHASATAVPQPQELDISMMDNWDDPEGYYKVRLGELINGRYHVTQNLGRGMFSSVVRATDSVTETVVAIKIIRQNDTMRKAGMKEIGILEQLHEADPEDKKHVIKFIRYFDHKGHLCMVFENLSMNLREVLKKFGRDVGLNLRAIRAYAQQIFLGLSLLRSRNILKVCDLGSASPASDNEITPYLVSRFYRAPEIILGIPYDFAIDVWSIGCTLFELYTGKILFTGRNNNQMLKSIMECRGKYPPKLLRRGSLAHMHFDEMLNFHSAEEDKLTGRPVTRIVDFKKPTRDLKSRLMGKGTRGMSDADAKDLTLFVDFLDKCLTLNPEKRCTPAEALKHPFLNRK